GATGCATCACGGCTCGCCGGTGCTCCAGGGGGACGACGACGAGGAGGAGGAAGGCGAGCTTGAGCGCTGATCGCATCGCTCTCAAGGGCCTGCGGGCCAGGGGGAGGCACGGCGTGCTCGCTGCCGAGCGGGAGCTCGGGCAGGAGTTCGTGATCGACGCGACGCTGTTCCTCGACACCGCGCCGGCGGCGGCCGGCGACGATCTCACCAAGACCGTCCACTACGGCGAGCTGGCCCAGGCGCTGGTCGAGGTCGTGGAGGGCGAGCCGGTCGCGTTGATCGAGACGCTCGCGCAGCGGCTGGCGGACGTCTGCCTGGCGAGCGAGCTGGTGGGCAGGGTCGAGGTGAGCGTGCACAAACCGGCGGCGCCCATCCCGCTGCCGTTCGACGACGTGGTCGTGACCATCGAGCGGAGCCGCGTATGAAAGTCGTCCTGGCACTGGGCAGCAACCTGGGGCCCCGGTTCCAGACGTTGCAGGGCGCCGTGGACACCCTGTTCGACGCCCCCGGGCTGGAGTTCGTCAAGGCGTCCCCGGTCTACGAGACCGACCCCGTCGGCGGTCCTGCCGGGCAGAAGCCGTACCTCAACGCGGTCGTGATCGCCGAGACCACGCTGGCGCCGCGCACGTTGCTGGAGCGGGCGCAGAGCGTGGAGAACGCCTTCGGCCGGGTGCGCACCGAGCGCTGGGGGCCGCGCACCCTCGACATCGACCTGATCGTGGTGGGCGACACCGTCTGCGACGACCCCGAGCTGACGCTGCCGCATCCCCTCGCCCACGAGCGCGCGTTCGTGCTGGTGCCCTGGGTGAAGGCCGACCCCGACGGCGTGGTGCCCGGGCGCGGCCGGGTGGCGGAGCTGCTGGAGGGCGTCGACAAGGAAGGGGTACGCCTGCGCGAGGACCTGAAGCTGCAGAGGCCCGATTGAAGCTCACCCATCCCGGCCGCCTGGTCGGCATCGTCATCGTCGTTGCGCTGATCGCGTGGGCGCTGGTCAGACCCGTCTACGCCGACCTGCCCCTCATGCCGTGGACCGCGATCCCCACGGTGCTGCTGCTGGCCATCGGCGAGGGCTACAGCGCGTGGACGACCAAGGCCAGGATCGCCAGGAAACCGGGCACCAAGCCGGTGGAGCCGCTGGCGGTGGCCCGGCTGGCCGCGCTGGCGAAGGCGTCGGCGTATGTGGGGGCGGCGTTCGCGGGGTTGTTCGCCGGGTTCGGTCTCTACACGGTGCAGATGTTCGACCGGGAGACGCCGCGATCGGAGTTCTTCATCGCGACCGGGTCGTTCTTGGCCTGCGTGGCGCTGATCTGCGCCGCCCTCTACCTGGAGCGCGCCTGCCGCATCCCGAAGGACTCTGACGAGCAGGATTAAGCACGTCGGCGCCCGAACAGGTAGATGACCGGGGTGGTGCAGATCAGCGGGCCGATGATCGCGATGGGGCGCTCCAGCCACCACTTCAGGTCAGGCGGGATCTCGGTGCCCAGGTTGCCGAAGAGCCACCACGACAGCCCCAGCGCGATGGCCATCCCGGTCGTGTGGAAGAGGAAGAGCGGTAGCGCGTACCGGTTGATGAAGTCGTTCACCCGGCGCCAGCCGGGCCGCTCGAGGACGCGCTCCATCGACGGCCGCAGCACCTCCACCAGCCCGATCTGGAACAGCAGCAGGGCGACGATGACGAACGTGGGCGGCGCCATGTTCGACCACTTGTCGCCGGGCACGCCCACCATCGAGCCCGGGTAGATGCCGGAGTAGACCAGGCCGAAGAGGGCGAAGAGGCCGGTCCAGAGCACCGCGACGTCATAGCGCCTGGGCAGGATGACGATCCGGTCGTAGAAGAACCCGGCCTGGTGGGCGAGCCCCCAGACGAGGAGCATGTTGAGCCAGCCGACCCACTCGACCCCGTACCGGAAGCGCACCACGTCGACCACCAGTGACGCGCCGCCGAGCCAGATCAGCGCCAGCACGTCGTAGCGGCGGTGCAGCCAGAGCGCCAGCGGCAGCAGCGCGATCAGCACCAGGTAGACGCCGAGGAACCACAGCGGGCTGAGCACCAGCAGCACCACCCGCCACATCCAGTCCACCCGGAACGTGAACGTGACCACCGCGCCGATGGAGATCCACGCCCCGGACAGGAACAGCGCCGGTAAAGCCAGCGCGCGGATGCGCCGCCAGACGAAGGAGCCGATGCCGACGCCGCGCGCCCGGGCCCGCTCCCAGGACAGCAGGTGCACGTGGCCGCCGACGTAGAAGAAGAGCGGCAGCACCTGCAGCAGCCACGTCAGGATCCACAGCCCGGAGGTGAAGCCCAGCGGGCTGGTGGGCTCGGGTCCTGTCGGCTTCCACTGCAGGATGGTGAACGCCCAGTGCCAGACCACCACGACGCAGAGGCTCAGGGCACGGAGCCAGTCGACGTACTTGTCGCGCTCGGCTTTCACTTGTCGATGTCACCCACGACGAAGAACATCGAGCCGAGGATGGCCACCATGTCGGCGACCAGGTGGCCGGGGAGCATCTCCCGCAGCACCTGGATGTTGCTGTACGAGGCCGAGCGGAGCTTGAGCCGCCACGGGGTCTTGTCGCCCTTGGAGACCAGGTAGTAGCCGTTGATGCCGAGCGGATTCTCGGTCCACGCGTACGTGTGCCCCTCCGGCACCTTCAGCACCTTCGGCAGGCGCTGGTTGATGGGCCCGGGCGGCAGCGAGCGCAGGTGCTCGACGCAGACGTCGGCCAGGTCCAGCGAGACCTTGAGCTGGTCGAACAGCACCTCGAACCGGGCATGACAGTCGCCCGCGTGCCGCGTGACCACCTTGACGGGCAGCTCGCGATAGGCGAGGTAGGGGTCGTCGCGACGCAGGTCGAAGTCCACCCCCGAGGCTCTGGCGATGGGGCCGCTGACGCCGTACTGCATGATCTGCTCGCGGGAGAGCACGCCGACGCCCTTGGTGCGGGCGATGAAGATCTCGTTGTGCAGGATGAGGTCCTCGATGTCGGGAACCCGGCGGCGGGTCTCCGCGATCGCGGCCGACACCCGGTCGAGCCAGCCGAGCGGCAGGTCCTCCTTGAGGCCTCCGACCCGGTTGAACATGTAGTGCATGCGTCCGCCGGAGACCTCCTCCATGACGGCCTGGATGCGCTCGCGCTCGTCGAAGGCGTAGAACAGCGGTGTGATCGCGCCCAGCTCTAGGGGATAGGAGCCGAGGAACATCAGGTGGTTGAGCACCCGGTTGAGCTCGGCCAGCAGCGTGCGCGCCCACACGGCCCTGACCGGAGGCTCCATGCCGAGCAGGCGCTCGGCGGCGATCACCACGCCCAGCTCGTTGGCGAAGCCCGAGAGCCAGTCGTGCCGGTTGGCCAGCATGATGATCTGACGGTAGTCGCGGACCTCGAACAGCTTCTCCGCGCCCCTGTGCATATAGCCGATGATCGGCTCGGCGGCGGTGATGCGCTCGCCGTCGAGCGTCAGGCGGAGCCTGAGCACGCCGTGGGTCGACGGATGCTGCGGGCCGATGTTGAGGATCATGTCCTCGGTGGCCAGCTCTTTCGCGCCCGCACCGATTCCGACCACACGTTCCGTCATATGGCCATGCTGCCACCGCACCGAACGGTGATCCAGCCGGGGGGCTGGTCAAGGAATCGTATGAAAGCGCATCCCTAAGCCGGACAAGGGGAGAAATAACGGGAACGGGGGGAGAAAACACCATGAAGAGAGCTGTTTTCGATATCGCGTTCCTGATCGCGCGGGTCGTGACCGGCGTGATCTTCCTGGCTCACGGCTTGGAGAAGTGGTTCGGCGGCATCGCGGCCCAGAGCCGGGCATTCAGGGGTATGGGGGTCCCGATGCCCGAGTTCGCCGCGACCTACGCGACCGTCGTCGAGACCGTCGGCGGCCTCCTCCTCATCCTCGGCCTGCTGGTACGGCTGATGGGACTGCTGTTGCTGCTCAACATGCTCGGCGCGATCGCGTTCGTGCACTTCGGGCACGGCGTGCTGGCCACCACCGGCGGCTGGGAGCTGCCCGGCCTGCTCGGGGCGCTGAGCCTGCTGTTCCTGGCGCTCGGCGGCGGGCGGATCGGACTCGACGGCCTGTTCGGCGCGAGGTTCCGCAGACGCGGGGAGCGCCGGGCCGCCGAGGAGGAGCTCGCCAGGTACGCGCCCGCTCCGGAGCCCTCGAACGTCACACCGGTGAGCGGCGAGCCCACGAGGCCCTACCCGTCCCAGGAGCCACGGGTGCCCAGGCAGTCCGGCGAGCGCCGGGCAGGCATGATCGACGACGATGACATGAGGGACATCGACGCCCTCGTCTCCGACGAGCCGCCGCCGCCGCACAAGCCCCCGAACAGGGGCTGAGGGTCAGCGGGCGACGAGCTCCCGCAGGGCCTCGACGAGCCGGTCCACGTGCTCCTCCGTGGTGCCGATGCCGATCGAGGCCCGCACCGCGGAGGCGGTGCCGTCCTCGCAGCCTCCATCGGAGGTGCCCAGCAGGTGCCGGACGAACGGGTGCGCGCAGAACTTCCCGTCGCGCACCCCGATGCCGTACTCGCCGGAGAGCACCTCGGCGACCTCACGGGCCGAGTAGCCGTCCACGGTGAACGACACGATGCCCACGCGCGGGTGATCGTCCCCCCACAGCGACAGCTCGCGTACGCCCTCGATCGAGGGCAGCCCGGCCCGCAGCCGGG
The nucleotide sequence above comes from Nonomuraea helvata. Encoded proteins:
- a CDS encoding DoxX family protein, which produces MKRAVFDIAFLIARVVTGVIFLAHGLEKWFGGIAAQSRAFRGMGVPMPEFAATYATVVETVGGLLLILGLLVRLMGLLLLLNMLGAIAFVHFGHGVLATTGGWELPGLLGALSLLFLALGGGRIGLDGLFGARFRRRGERRAAEEELARYAPAPEPSNVTPVSGEPTRPYPSQEPRVPRQSGERRAGMIDDDDMRDIDALVSDEPPPPHKPPNRG
- a CDS encoding acyltransferase; this translates as MKAERDKYVDWLRALSLCVVVVWHWAFTILQWKPTGPEPTSPLGFTSGLWILTWLLQVLPLFFYVGGHVHLLSWERARARGVGIGSFVWRRIRALALPALFLSGAWISIGAVVTFTFRVDWMWRVVLLVLSPLWFLGVYLVLIALLPLALWLHRRYDVLALIWLGGASLVVDVVRFRYGVEWVGWLNMLLVWGLAHQAGFFYDRIVILPRRYDVAVLWTGLFALFGLVYSGIYPGSMVGVPGDKWSNMAPPTFVIVALLLFQIGLVEVLRPSMERVLERPGWRRVNDFINRYALPLFLFHTTGMAIALGLSWWLFGNLGTEIPPDLKWWLERPIAIIGPLICTTPVIYLFGRRRA
- the folK gene encoding 2-amino-4-hydroxy-6-hydroxymethyldihydropteridine diphosphokinase; this translates as MKVVLALGSNLGPRFQTLQGAVDTLFDAPGLEFVKASPVYETDPVGGPAGQKPYLNAVVIAETTLAPRTLLERAQSVENAFGRVRTERWGPRTLDIDLIVVGDTVCDDPELTLPHPLAHERAFVLVPWVKADPDGVVPGRGRVAELLEGVDKEGVRLREDLKLQRPD
- a CDS encoding DUF3180 domain-containing protein; the encoded protein is MKLTHPGRLVGIVIVVALIAWALVRPVYADLPLMPWTAIPTVLLLAIGEGYSAWTTKARIARKPGTKPVEPLAVARLAALAKASAYVGAAFAGLFAGFGLYTVQMFDRETPRSEFFIATGSFLACVALICAALYLERACRIPKDSDEQD
- the folB gene encoding dihydroneopterin aldolase; the protein is MSADRIALKGLRARGRHGVLAAERELGQEFVIDATLFLDTAPAAAGDDLTKTVHYGELAQALVEVVEGEPVALIETLAQRLADVCLASELVGRVEVSVHKPAAPIPLPFDDVVVTIERSRV
- a CDS encoding NADH-quinone oxidoreductase subunit D — encoded protein: MTERVVGIGAGAKELATEDMILNIGPQHPSTHGVLRLRLTLDGERITAAEPIIGYMHRGAEKLFEVRDYRQIIMLANRHDWLSGFANELGVVIAAERLLGMEPPVRAVWARTLLAELNRVLNHLMFLGSYPLELGAITPLFYAFDERERIQAVMEEVSGGRMHYMFNRVGGLKEDLPLGWLDRVSAAIAETRRRVPDIEDLILHNEIFIARTKGVGVLSREQIMQYGVSGPIARASGVDFDLRRDDPYLAYRELPVKVVTRHAGDCHARFEVLFDQLKVSLDLADVCVEHLRSLPPGPINQRLPKVLKVPEGHTYAWTENPLGINGYYLVSKGDKTPWRLKLRSASYSNIQVLREMLPGHLVADMVAILGSMFFVVGDIDK